In Bacillus sp. S3, the sequence CGTATGCAGACGTTATATATATGAAACCGATGATGAATTTAGCATTGGTCTTATCGCCTTTAATGAGGCTGTTGAAAAATATTCTACTGATCGCGGAAGCTCGTTATTAAGCTTTTCAGAAGTGATTATTAAAAGAAGAGTTATAGACTATATTCGCAAACAAACAAAAAATCAACATATTAGCATTGATATAACCAGTACGAGTCAAGAAGAAGAATCAGCAGGAACAGTGATCGTTAATGAGCTTTCCCTCGATGATTACTATAAAAAGAATGATGAGCAATTAAGAAAAGAAGAAATTCTTCATTTTCAAGCATTATTAACAACCTTTGATTTAAGCTTTAGTGACTTAGTGGAAAATTCTCCAAAACATGCTGATGCTCGGAAAAGCGCTATTCTTACGGCGAAAATGTTAGTCGACAACCAAGAGCTGAAAGAAATATTATTCGAAAAAAAGCGCCTTCCGATAAAACAATTAGAAAAAATGGTAAATGTCAGCAGAAAGACGATTGAACGGAACCGAAAATATATCATTGCGATTGCACTGATCTTATCAAATGATTATGTATTTATGAAGGATTATATAAAGGGGGTGCTAGATACATGAAAAAAGGAATTATAATGCAAATAGATGAGGCACATTTAACGATGTTAACCCCCGAAGGTGAGTTTTTCCGCACACGAAAGCAAAAACAAGATTATGTGATCGGTGAGGAAATTCATTTTTTTCCGATAGAAAACGTTAAAGCTTCTAATACTTTGGCATCATTAAAAAATTTGTTAACATTTAAATCGCTCTGGGCCGTAATGGCAGCCTTATTGATTTTTCTTGGCTCCTTTATCCCCATGTATCAAAATAATCGTGCGTATGCCTATATGTCGATTGATGCAAATCCAAGCATCGAGCTTGGTGTAAATAAAAAAATGCAGGTTGTAGAATTAGTTGGTTTCAATAAGGAAGGAAAAAAGGTTATTTCAGAACTAAAAGATTGGAAGAAAAAAGATATCTCTGAATTGACTAAATCCATTCTTGTCGAAATGGAAACTGCCGGTTTTATCAAAAAAGATGAACAAGTAATTATTTCTACCGTTAGGAATGATGAACCAGATGTAAAAGTTGAAAAAGATCTGCAAAAGAATATCAATGAAATTAAAGCAGCAGTGAATAAACAAAACGTAGATCTTACAGTTCTGACAGCAACTGAGAAAGAACGGGAAAAAGCACAGGAACTCGGTATTTCAACAGGAAAATACCAGGAAAATAAGAATCAGTCATCACAAAAGGGAAAAATAAAAACCAATGAGAACAAACAGGAACACCTTGCTTCACCGCCGGAAAATCCCGGGAGCAGCACTGCTCCTGGACAACTGAAAAAACAGGTGGATGGGATTGAGAATAATAATGGATTGCCTGAAGGGGAGGTCAATAGTAAAGGAAATGTAAATCCTCCCGGACAA encodes:
- the sigI gene encoding RNA polymerase sigma factor SigI, producing the protein MLSLLFMTKKKKRTLEETVLLIQQGDRFLLDELIDAYKPFIAKTVSSVCRRYIYETDDEFSIGLIAFNEAVEKYSTDRGSSLLSFSEVIIKRRVIDYIRKQTKNQHISIDITSTSQEEESAGTVIVNELSLDDYYKKNDEQLRKEEILHFQALLTTFDLSFSDLVENSPKHADARKSAILTAKMLVDNQELKEILFEKKRLPIKQLEKMVNVSRKTIERNRKYIIAIALILSNDYVFMKDYIKGVLDT
- a CDS encoding anti-sigma factor domain-containing protein; translated protein: MKKGIIMQIDEAHLTMLTPEGEFFRTRKQKQDYVIGEEIHFFPIENVKASNTLASLKNLLTFKSLWAVMAALLIFLGSFIPMYQNNRAYAYMSIDANPSIELGVNKKMQVVELVGFNKEGKKVISELKDWKKKDISELTKSILVEMETAGFIKKDEQVIISTVRNDEPDVKVEKDLQKNINEIKAAVNKQNVDLTVLTATEKEREKAQELGISTGKYQENKNQSSQKGKIKTNENKQEHLASPPENPGSSTAPGQLKKQVDGIENNNGLPEGEVNSKGNVNPPGQLKKADEEQWKRNDGQINKQFQPNGQQNNGQQNKWEQNQKEKDSNERNKWNQKEINPNQGNKWKQQDKMESNPNKQKQWNQKDHKK